TCCTGTAGCTTCTCCAACCGGCGGGCGGCCAGGGCGACGGGATGGCCCGCGGCGGAGAGGAATTCGGCCGTGGCGGCGCCGATTCCCGACGACGCGCCCGCGACGAGGACCGGTCGGCGCTCGGGATGGGGACGGAAAGCCATCAGCGCACCGTCACCTTCACCGGGAGCTCGGCGAAGCCGCGCACGTTCACCGAGTGGACCCGTACCGCCTTGTCGGCATCGATCTCCACTGCCCGGATCGACTTGATCACTTCGGTCAGGCCGATGTTGGCCTCGAGGCGCGCGAGGTGCGCCCCGAGGCAGAAGTGGGCGCCCAGGCCGAAACTCATCAGGGACTGGGCGCAGTCGCGGCCGATCTCGTACCGGTCGGCGTCGGCGCCGAACACCTCGACGTCGCGGTTCGCCGAACCGACGAGCAGGAGTACACGGTCGCCCGCCGGGATCACGAAGTCGCCATAAGGGGCATCCTCGATCACCCGCCGCACGACGATCTGCGTCGAGTTGTCGTAGCGCAGCGTCTCCTCGGTCCAGTCCGGGACGACGACTTCCGGGTCGGCGAAGACCTTGGCGAGCTCGTCCGGATTGCGCCAGCCCCAATACAGGGCGTTGGCAAGCAGTTTGGTGGTGGTCTCGTTGCCCGCCACCACCATCAGAACCATGAACCCGACGATCTCGTCCTCGGTGAGCTTCGTCTTCTCACCGGTCTCGTCGTCGTCGATCTCGGCCGCGATGAGGGCCGAGACCAGATCCTCGCCGGGGTTCTTGCGACGGTCGGCGATGAGCTCCGAATAGTACTTGTGCAGTTCGATGTACGCGTACACCGCCGCCTCGGGAAGGTCGAGGTCGCCGTCCTCGCGATGCAACAGCAGGTCGGACTGGTGGCGCAGCCGGGTGCGATCGGCTTCGGGCACTCCCAGCAGTTCGGACACGACGTCCATCGGGAGCAGGGCGGCGAAGTCGTGCACGAAGTCGAACTCGCCCTTGTCGAGACATCTGCTCCAATGCTGATGGGTGAGGGCGGTGATCCGGCCGGTGAGTTCGTTGACGCGGCGAGGCGTGAAGCCCTTGGAGACGAGTTTGCGGATACGCATGTGCTTGGGGTCGTCCATGGCGAGGAACGACATCGACTTGTGCGCGTCGGGACCGTACGCCGAGGGGTCCATCGACACGCCCCAGCTGTTCGAGAGTCGTTGTGTGTCACGGAATGCGGCACGGACGTCGGCGTGTCCGGCGAGGGCCCAGAAGTTCATCCCGCCGTGGTAGTAGACCGGCGCCTCCGCGCGGAGACGGGAATAGGTCGGGTAGGGATCCTCGTGGAAACCATAGGCATACGGGTCGAAGGGGAGCTCGTGCTCCATCCCCGACACCGCCGTCGTTTCGGTCATCACTTCTCCATCAGTAGATGTGCGGCTGCGACAAGACGTTCGGAGGTCTGCTCGTAGGTCATGTGCCCCATACCGGCGTAGACCAGGCCGCCGGAGTAGATCATCTCCAGGGCGTCGAGCAGCGGGCCCGGGTTCTCCGGGTCCTCTTCGAGGGCGGCGGCGAGACGACGCCGGATGAATGCGCCGATTCGCACGCGCAGGTGTTCGACGTCAGGGTCACTGCCCAGCAGGGCCACCGTGACCGCACCACCCAGCTGCCCCTCGCCGGCCACGACCAGCGCGACCTCCCGAAGCACCTGCGCGACGCGCTCACTCCGCGGTGCACCGGGATCCGGTTCGAGCACCCCGGCCGAGAGGCGACGCCAGAACACCTCGGCGACGAGGTGACTCTTCGACGAGAAGTAGGTGTAGGCGGTAGCCGGCGCGACCCCGGCGATCTTGGCCACCGACCGCACGGTCAGACCGTCGAAACCCTCGGCGTTCAGCACGTCGACCGCGGCATCGGTGAGGCGTGTGACCGTCTCCGCCTGCTGCTGGGTCAGCCTGCGGCGGGTGGATTCCTGAGACACGGGACTGGACATGTGAGCCACGCTACACTAGGTTTGAACGCGAGTCCAGACACCTGTCCAGATGGAGTTCCAGCTCATGCCTCTTCGCCCCGAATCCGCGTCGGATCTGTTGATCGACGGCAAGCTCACCCCCGGGAGCGGTGGCGTCTTCGACGTCGTCAATCCCGCGACCGAGGAGGTCATCGGGCAGGCGGCCGACGCCACCGCGGCCGACATGGATGCCGCCATCACGGCGGCGCGCACCGCCTTCGACACCACCGACTGGTCGCGCGATCACGCCTTCCGCGCTCGCTGCCTGCGTCAGCTGCGCGACGCACTGCTCGCCCACGGCGACGAGCTCCGCGAGCTCACCATCGCCGAGGTGGGATGCCCGTCGTTCCTCACCCACGGCCCGCAGTTCGAGGGACCCGTCACCGATCTGGGCTACTTCGCCGACCTCGCCGAGAGCTATGAGTGGACTCGCGACCTCGGCACCGCGAAACCCATGGGACTGAAGAACCACCGTGAGCTGCGCTCGGAGGCGGTCGGCGTCGTCGGCGCGATCACCCCGTGGAACTTCCCGCACCAGATCAACTTCGCCAAGATCGGACCCGCCCTCGCCGCCGGGTGCACGGTGGTGCTCAAGCCCGCGCCCGACACCCCGTGGTGTGCGGCGCTCGTCGGCAAGGTGGTCGCCGAGGAGACGGACTTCCCGCCGGGCGTCCTCAACATCGTCACCTCGACCGACCATCAGCTCGGCGCCCAGCTCAGCACCGACCCTCGCGTCGACCTGGTCTCGTTCACCGGCTCCACCGCGACGGGCAAGAAGGTGATGGCGGCCGCCTCCGAGTCGCTGAAGAAGGTGTTCCTGGAGCTGGGCGGCAAGTCGGCCTTCATCGTCCTCGACGACGCCGACATCGGATCCGCCTGCGCCATGGCCGCGTTCAACGTCGTCACCCATGCCGGCCAGGGGTGCGCGATCACGACGCGTCTCGTGGTTCCGCGCGGAAGCCTCGATGAGGCGATCACCGCCACCCGCGACGCGATGGCCGGCCTGCCCGCCGGGGACCCGACCGACGGCGGCACCATCTGCGGACCGGTCATCTCGGCCCGGCAGCGCCAGCGCATCGAGTCCTACATCGAACTCGCCACCAGCGAGGGCGGCACCATCGAGATCGGCGGCGGCCGTCCCGCCGACAGGACCGCCGGATTCTTCGTCGAACCGACCCTGATCTCGGGTCTGGACAACTCGGCGCGAGTGGCGCAGGAGGAGATCTTCGGCCCGGTGCTCGTGATCATCCCCCACGACGGCGACGACGACGCGATCCGCATCGCCAACGACTCGCCGTACGGGTTGTCGGGCATGGTCTACGGGACCGATGAGGACCGGATCAACAAGGTCGTCAACGGAGTTCGCACCGGGACGATGGGTGTCAACGGCGGCATCTGGTATTCCGCCGACGTCCCGTTCGGCGGTTTCAAACAGTCGGGCATCGGCCGCGAGATGGGTGTCGCCGGTTTCGAGGAGTACCTGGAGACCAAGGCCGTCGCCCGCCCGGCGTGACCCTTCGAGGCTCGTCGCTATCGCTCCTCGCACCTCAGGGAGCAAAAGCCTCGCGCTATCGCTCCTCGCACCTCAGGGAGCAGATTTGACCGCTCCCTGAGGTGCGAGCAAACCGAGCCGTAACCCCCGCTCCCTGAGGTGCGAGCGAAGCGAGCCACGAAGGGCCAGCACATCATCCACACAGAAAGCAGGACAATGAGTTCCAAGCGTTTCGAGAACAAGACCATCATCGTCACCGGCGCCGCCGGCGGGATCGGCGAGGCCTATGCGCGTGCCCTCGCCGCGGAGGGCGCGAACGTCGTGGTCGCCGACCTCGCCGACGAGAAGGGCAAGCAGGTCGCGGCCGACATCGGCGGACTGTACGTCAGCACCGATGTCGCCGACGAGGATTCGGCGAAGGCCCTGGCCGCCGCCACCGTCGACGCCCACGGTTCGATCGACGGCCTGGTGAACAACGCCGCGATCTACGGCGGGATGAAACTCGACTTCCTCATCACCGTGCCCTGGGACTACTACAAGAAGTTCATGAGCGTGAACCTCGACGGTGCACTGAACGTGACCCGGGCGGTCTACCCGCACATGACCAACGGGGGCGGCGCCATCGTCAACCAGTCCTCGACCGCCGC
The genomic region above belongs to Gordonia hongkongensis and contains:
- a CDS encoding cytochrome P450, which gives rise to MTETTAVSGMEHELPFDPYAYGFHEDPYPTYSRLRAEAPVYYHGGMNFWALAGHADVRAAFRDTQRLSNSWGVSMDPSAYGPDAHKSMSFLAMDDPKHMRIRKLVSKGFTPRRVNELTGRITALTHQHWSRCLDKGEFDFVHDFAALLPMDVVSELLGVPEADRTRLRHQSDLLLHREDGDLDLPEAAVYAYIELHKYYSELIADRRKNPGEDLVSALIAAEIDDDETGEKTKLTEDEIVGFMVLMVVAGNETTTKLLANALYWGWRNPDELAKVFADPEVVVPDWTEETLRYDNSTQIVVRRVIEDAPYGDFVIPAGDRVLLLVGSANRDVEVFGADADRYEIGRDCAQSLMSFGLGAHFCLGAHLARLEANIGLTEVIKSIRAVEIDADKAVRVHSVNVRGFAELPVKVTVR
- a CDS encoding TetR/AcrR family transcriptional regulator; translated protein: MSSPVSQESTRRRLTQQQAETVTRLTDAAVDVLNAEGFDGLTVRSVAKIAGVAPATAYTYFSSKSHLVAEVFWRRLSAGVLEPDPGAPRSERVAQVLREVALVVAGEGQLGGAVTVALLGSDPDVEHLRVRIGAFIRRRLAAALEEDPENPGPLLDALEMIYSGGLVYAGMGHMTYEQTSERLVAAAHLLMEK
- a CDS encoding aldehyde dehydrogenase; its protein translation is MPLRPESASDLLIDGKLTPGSGGVFDVVNPATEEVIGQAADATAADMDAAITAARTAFDTTDWSRDHAFRARCLRQLRDALLAHGDELRELTIAEVGCPSFLTHGPQFEGPVTDLGYFADLAESYEWTRDLGTAKPMGLKNHRELRSEAVGVVGAITPWNFPHQINFAKIGPALAAGCTVVLKPAPDTPWCAALVGKVVAEETDFPPGVLNIVTSTDHQLGAQLSTDPRVDLVSFTGSTATGKKVMAAASESLKKVFLELGGKSAFIVLDDADIGSACAMAAFNVVTHAGQGCAITTRLVVPRGSLDEAITATRDAMAGLPAGDPTDGGTICGPVISARQRQRIESYIELATSEGGTIEIGGGRPADRTAGFFVEPTLISGLDNSARVAQEEIFGPVLVIIPHDGDDDAIRIANDSPYGLSGMVYGTDEDRINKVVNGVRTGTMGVNGGIWYSADVPFGGFKQSGIGREMGVAGFEEYLETKAVARPA
- a CDS encoding SDR family oxidoreductase; this translates as MSSKRFENKTIIVTGAAGGIGEAYARALAAEGANVVVADLADEKGKQVAADIGGLYVSTDVADEDSAKALAAATVDAHGSIDGLVNNAAIYGGMKLDFLITVPWDYYKKFMSVNLDGALNVTRAVYPHMTNGGGAIVNQSSTAAWLYSGFYGLAKVGVNGLTQQLATELGGQNIRVNAIAPGPIDTEATRSTTPKEMVADIVNRLPLKRFGTPEDLVGMCLFLLSDEAGWITGQIFNVDGGQVIRS